From Acinetobacter suaedae, one genomic window encodes:
- a CDS encoding DUF3144 domain-containing protein translates to MSQKINATDVTEEEALNAVFFERADEFIKLANEFCRPPKGQPAKPEELRGQVSAAMLFATARFNTWVAANNFKDGNEMQEAKEQVMSYLLQQFQMMLEDNFDEYCEQFDNYLRFRKNEDFHTHKHDHK, encoded by the coding sequence ATGTCTCAAAAAATTAATGCGACTGATGTAACTGAAGAAGAAGCTTTAAATGCGGTGTTTTTTGAGCGTGCAGATGAATTCATCAAACTCGCCAATGAATTTTGCCGTCCACCAAAAGGACAACCAGCAAAACCCGAAGAGTTACGTGGTCAAGTAAGTGCTGCAATGCTATTTGCCACTGCCCGTTTTAACACATGGGTCGCAGCAAATAATTTTAAAGATGGCAATGAAATGCAAGAAGCAAAAGAGCAAGTCATGTCTTATTTACTGCAACAATTTCAAATGATGTTAGAAGATAACTTTGACGAATATTGTGAGCAGTTTGATAACTATTTACGTTTCCGCAAAAACGAAGATTTCCACACACATAAACATGACCACAAATAA
- a CDS encoding calcium/sodium antiporter: MAFAVIAVIVGLILLVWSADKFIDGASATAGHLGMPPLLVGMIIVGFGTSAPEIVVSIMAAIDGNPGLALGNAYGSNIANIALILGVTALIHPIMVQSAVVRKELPILLLVTAICILQIFDEMLSRIDAVLMLLMLVLYMGWSIWQGMRSQSDVLSHEFNTDLQSKQTSLKTSIFQLLFGLIILVISSRLLVWGAVEIAQAFGVSDLIIGLTVVAIGTSLPELASSIAAARKGELDIAIGNVIGSNMFNTLAVVGLAGVIHPTVVPQEVLHRDMVVMGALTLSLLIFTLSFKGRGRIGRVKGGVWLFSFVAYTAYLVNTAF; this comes from the coding sequence ATGGCTTTTGCTGTGATCGCGGTGATTGTTGGACTGATTTTATTGGTCTGGAGTGCCGATAAGTTTATTGATGGCGCTTCAGCCACTGCAGGTCACTTGGGTATGCCTCCCTTGCTGGTCGGGATGATTATTGTTGGGTTTGGTACATCTGCACCCGAAATTGTTGTCTCGATTATGGCTGCTATTGATGGAAACCCGGGGCTAGCATTGGGGAATGCTTATGGTTCAAATATCGCGAATATTGCTTTGATTCTTGGGGTAACCGCATTAATTCATCCAATTATGGTGCAATCGGCGGTTGTACGTAAAGAATTGCCAATATTATTGTTAGTCACCGCAATCTGTATCTTACAAATTTTTGATGAGATGCTCAGCCGAATTGATGCAGTGTTAATGCTTTTGATGCTGGTCTTATATATGGGCTGGTCGATTTGGCAAGGCATGCGAAGTCAAAGTGATGTATTGAGTCATGAGTTCAACACCGATCTACAAAGCAAACAAACATCATTAAAGACTTCGATTTTTCAGCTTTTATTTGGTTTGATTATCTTAGTGATTAGTTCACGCTTATTGGTTTGGGGGGCGGTAGAAATTGCACAAGCCTTTGGTGTGAGTGATTTGATTATAGGCTTAACCGTGGTTGCAATTGGTACTTCTTTACCAGAGTTGGCTTCTTCGATCGCAGCGGCACGCAAAGGTGAGTTAGATATTGCGATAGGTAATGTGATCGGCTCCAATATGTTTAACACGCTCGCTGTTGTCGGTTTAGCAGGGGTGATCCATCCTACAGTCGTGCCACAAGAAGTGTTACATCGTGACATGGTGGTAATGGGTGCACTGACTTTAAGCCTATTGATATTTACACTGAGCTTTAAAGGAAGAGGGCGAATCGGACGTGTTAAGGGCGGAGTGTGGTTATTTAGCTTCGTTGCTTATACCGCATATTTGGTGAATACCGCATTCTAA
- a CDS encoding M16 family metallopeptidase, translating to MLTRFKQLTLSLCLIGLSASSWSQAVLVKSERNIEEYKLDNGFRVILAQNEKENKVYVNTVYMTGSLNDPKGKGGLAHLLEHLAFKGTVNVKGDEFQRRLDQYTLMTNASTDYYSTKYINIVRPEKNALNEILYLEAERMDKLVLQEKFVPAEIEIVKREREIRMDQPFAVLMDQMLKAAYGNQYLGRLPIGDLAELKSINMSELNQFYKTWYAPNNAIMVISGKFDKAEVLKKIDQHFNAIPARPVPAPVQVPALDSTKIKQRQFNVEKGSDLAKFHIYMNGKNSDIAPALALAPGLFTLQPSGSLYKSMVETGISTAVQSTTWLDQDFNLVFMGAIYAPNHDEKRVSEALTTGVEKKQAFSEAELQRLKNITQNAADTIANDAVALGSRLSDYAVTSHGQWDRYFKDLQAIQALKVDELNSTLKQFLVPEHRISGDIRPTPEDQKKAMTLSEEQQPKTLDQANEVAEPLKDVKVYQQEVAQFVAQSSQQLQKNEQKIQRGRLRNGIRYALYPTSTRDDKTYATISLDFGDEKALFGKATTLDLASYLMLRGSEKHTLQDITDKAIAASGGASVSSNGNGLTIVIQAKKDKFEDFFSFIVDVLKQPKFAQTEFDLAKNQSLSALDRPYTEPAVVASMTLSRVLEIYQPGDLRYHFEPDLAKKQLNEATQAQVKQFYDQFFETNYAQIAITGDFDAKKMKKTLQKTFGGWKAKQPYRKVTGQYTEYKAQKIHALSEQREFGSYQSILAIPVGSYHPDAPALIVLSHILGNSQLSSRLAQELREKNALVYGFGSGLDLNPDIDDGTLSITANYTAGRSGQVSQSVHKVLNDLLSKGVTAQEVEAAKADIMKKRVTALEDERRIHGMLTSQLERNKTLLDRAVRDQEFAKLSKDDVDRVIKKYIKLEHFVEVMADQYGQAQDHR from the coding sequence ATGTTAACGCGGTTTAAGCAGCTTACTCTCTCTCTTTGTTTAATCGGGTTGAGTGCGTCGTCTTGGTCTCAAGCGGTACTCGTAAAAAGTGAAAGAAATATTGAAGAATATAAATTAGATAATGGTTTTAGAGTTATTCTTGCTCAAAATGAAAAAGAAAACAAAGTCTATGTAAATACAGTTTATATGACGGGTTCATTGAATGACCCAAAGGGAAAAGGTGGTCTAGCACATTTGCTAGAGCATTTGGCATTTAAAGGTACGGTCAATGTTAAAGGCGATGAATTCCAACGCCGTTTGGATCAATACACGCTAATGACCAATGCCAGTACTGATTATTATTCAACCAAGTATATTAATATTGTTCGTCCTGAAAAAAATGCACTGAATGAAATTCTATACCTTGAAGCTGAGCGTATGGATAAGTTGGTTTTACAGGAAAAATTTGTTCCAGCGGAAATCGAGATTGTAAAGCGTGAACGTGAGATCCGTATGGATCAACCTTTTGCGGTGTTGATGGATCAAATGTTGAAAGCTGCTTACGGTAATCAATATCTTGGTCGTTTGCCGATTGGTGATCTTGCTGAGTTGAAATCAATCAATATGAGTGAGTTGAATCAGTTTTATAAAACTTGGTATGCACCAAACAATGCCATTATGGTGATTTCTGGAAAATTTGATAAGGCCGAGGTACTGAAAAAAATTGACCAGCATTTCAATGCAATCCCAGCAAGACCTGTACCTGCTCCAGTGCAAGTTCCAGCATTAGATAGTACCAAGATCAAACAACGTCAGTTCAATGTGGAAAAGGGAAGTGATCTCGCTAAGTTTCATATTTATATGAATGGGAAAAATAGTGATATTGCACCTGCTTTAGCACTTGCACCAGGATTATTTACTTTACAGCCAAGCGGTAGTCTATATAAAAGTATGGTTGAAACAGGAATCAGTACTGCTGTTCAATCAACAACATGGCTTGATCAGGATTTTAATCTCGTGTTTATGGGTGCAATTTATGCACCGAATCATGATGAAAAGCGAGTGAGTGAAGCCTTAACAACGGGCGTTGAAAAGAAACAAGCATTTAGTGAAGCTGAACTACAACGTCTCAAAAATATTACACAAAATGCAGCTGATACCATTGCCAATGATGCGGTCGCTTTAGGCTCACGCTTAAGCGATTATGCAGTCACCTCACATGGTCAGTGGGATCGTTATTTTAAAGATTTACAAGCGATTCAAGCACTCAAAGTTGATGAGTTAAATTCAACTCTGAAGCAATTTTTAGTGCCTGAACATCGTATTTCTGGTGATATTCGACCTACACCAGAAGATCAGAAAAAGGCGATGACGCTCAGCGAGGAACAGCAGCCTAAGACTTTAGATCAGGCAAATGAAGTGGCTGAGCCGCTTAAAGATGTTAAAGTCTATCAGCAAGAAGTTGCGCAATTTGTTGCGCAGTCATCACAGCAATTGCAAAAAAATGAGCAAAAGATCCAACGTGGTCGGTTGAGAAATGGTATTCGTTATGCACTCTATCCAACGTCAACACGTGATGATAAAACCTATGCCACCATTAGTTTAGATTTTGGTGATGAAAAAGCGTTATTTGGAAAAGCGACTACTTTAGATTTAGCCAGCTATTTGATGCTGCGTGGTTCAGAAAAACATACTTTGCAAGACATCACGGATAAGGCGATTGCTGCGAGTGGCGGGGCATCCGTAAGTTCAAATGGCAATGGTTTGACTATCGTCATACAAGCGAAAAAAGATAAATTTGAAGATTTTTTTAGTTTTATCGTCGATGTGTTAAAGCAACCAAAGTTTGCCCAAACAGAGTTTGACCTTGCTAAAAATCAAAGCTTGTCAGCACTAGATCGTCCGTATACTGAACCTGCAGTCGTGGCATCGATGACCTTATCTCGTGTGTTGGAAATCTATCAGCCGGGAGATTTACGTTACCACTTTGAGCCTGATCTTGCGAAGAAGCAGTTGAATGAAGCGACACAAGCACAAGTTAAGCAGTTTTACGATCAGTTCTTTGAAACGAACTACGCGCAAATTGCGATCACAGGTGACTTTGATGCGAAGAAAATGAAAAAGACTTTGCAGAAAACGTTTGGAGGGTGGAAAGCAAAACAGCCATACCGCAAAGTAACAGGGCAGTATACTGAATACAAGGCACAGAAAATTCATGCTTTATCTGAACAGCGTGAGTTCGGAAGTTACCAAAGTATTTTAGCGATTCCAGTTGGCTCTTATCATCCAGATGCACCTGCTTTAATTGTGCTTAGTCATATTTTAGGTAACTCGCAACTTTCTTCGCGTTTAGCGCAAGAATTACGAGAGAAAAATGCATTGGTCTATGGATTTGGGAGTGGTTTAGACCTAAATCCTGATATCGATGATGGTACTTTAAGTATCACAGCCAACTATACGGCAGGTCGTTCTGGTCAAGTGTCTCAGTCAGTTCACAAGGTATTGAATGATTTACTCAGCAAAGGTGTAACAGCGCAAGAAGTGGAAGCAGCTAAAGCTGATATCATGAAAAAGCGAGTGACGGCATTAGAAGATGAACGCCGTATTCATGGTATGTTGACTTCACAATTAGAACGTAATAAAACGCTATTGGATCGAGCTGTAAGAGATCAAGAGTTTGCCAAATTAAGCAAAGATGATGTTGATCGTGTCATTAAAAAATACATTAAACTTGAGCATTTTGTTGAAGTGATGGCTGATCAATATGGTCAAGCACAAGATCATCGTTGA
- a CDS encoding PhzF family phenazine biosynthesis protein: MKMYQVDAFTKELFKGNPAAVIVVNEWLDETLMQNIALENNLSETAFVKKRDEANYEIRWFSPTDEVAFCGHATLASAFVLFKDFTTVKTIQFHVKDLGIFIVTQDDDGKIKMNFPIRRAELITDYPQVLRDGLTKPFKAVYLNAQAYIVEYETVQDVLDEQPNLEKLKQLGKVRTAITASQPDVAITARGEGNFDCVSRYFAPAIGIDEDPVTGSIHTAIVPLWADKLNQKQLVAFQASKRGGILDCVIQSEDRIEISGYAKLYMQAELNL; the protein is encoded by the coding sequence ATGAAAATGTACCAAGTTGATGCTTTTACCAAAGAACTTTTTAAAGGTAATCCAGCGGCTGTAATCGTTGTGAATGAGTGGTTAGATGAAACGCTGATGCAGAATATTGCTTTAGAAAATAATTTGTCCGAAACAGCTTTTGTCAAAAAACGAGATGAAGCGAATTATGAAATTCGTTGGTTTTCGCCAACAGATGAAGTTGCTTTCTGTGGGCATGCGACTTTAGCCAGTGCCTTTGTTTTATTTAAAGATTTCACTACTGTAAAGACGATTCAATTTCATGTGAAGGATTTAGGGATTTTTATCGTTACTCAAGATGACGACGGTAAAATTAAAATGAATTTCCCGATTCGTAGAGCAGAGTTGATCACTGACTATCCACAAGTGCTGCGTGACGGCTTAACAAAACCATTTAAGGCTGTATACCTAAATGCTCAGGCATATATTGTTGAGTATGAAACAGTGCAAGATGTATTGGATGAGCAACCCAATCTGGAAAAGCTAAAACAGCTTGGTAAAGTCCGTACAGCAATTACGGCTTCTCAACCTGATGTGGCGATTACTGCTAGAGGCGAAGGAAATTTTGATTGTGTATCTCGTTATTTTGCACCTGCAATTGGCATTGATGAAGATCCAGTGACAGGCTCAATTCATACGGCTATTGTTCCACTCTGGGCAGATAAACTGAATCAAAAGCAATTGGTTGCCTTTCAAGCTTCGAAACGAGGCGGCATTTTAGATTGCGTTATTCAATCAGAGGATCGGATTGAGATTTCAGGTTATGCAAAACTCTATATGCAAGCAGAGCTTAATCTCTGA
- the icd gene encoding NADP-dependent isocitrate dehydrogenase, which yields MGYQKIVVPADGDKITVNADLSLNVPNHPIIPFIEGDGIGVDITPAMKAVVDAAVLKAYGGKRSIEWMEVYCGEKADKIYGNYMPEETFDALREFIVSIKGPLTTPVGGGIRSLNVALRQELDLYVCVRPVRWFEGVPSPVQHPELTDMVIFRENSEDIYAGIEWKADSPEAKKVIKFLKEEMGVTKIRFPEGCGIGIKPVSKEGTQRLVRKAIQFAIDNDKPSVTLVHKGNIMKYTEGAFKEWGYELAIERFGGELLDGGPWVKIKNPKTGKDIIIKDVIADAFLQQILMRPADYSVIATLNLNGDYISDALAAEVGGIGIAPGANIGGAIAVYEATHGTAPKYAGQDKVNPGSIILSAEMMLRDMGWTEAADLIIKGVSGAIAAKTVTYDFERLMPNATLLRCSEFGRAIIEHMEDE from the coding sequence ATGGGTTATCAGAAGATCGTGGTTCCTGCAGACGGCGATAAAATCACAGTAAATGCAGACCTGTCACTGAATGTTCCAAATCATCCAATCATTCCTTTCATCGAAGGCGACGGTATTGGTGTAGATATTACACCAGCAATGAAAGCAGTTGTAGATGCTGCTGTTCTAAAAGCATACGGTGGCAAACGTTCGATTGAATGGATGGAAGTCTATTGTGGTGAAAAGGCCGATAAGATTTACGGCAATTATATGCCAGAAGAGACATTTGATGCACTACGTGAATTCATTGTTTCGATCAAAGGGCCATTAACGACACCTGTTGGTGGTGGTATTCGCTCTCTAAATGTTGCTTTGCGTCAAGAACTAGATTTGTATGTATGTGTGCGACCTGTACGCTGGTTTGAGGGCGTTCCTTCACCAGTACAGCATCCTGAATTAACAGATATGGTGATTTTCCGTGAAAACTCGGAAGATATTTATGCTGGGATTGAATGGAAAGCCGATTCTCCTGAAGCGAAAAAAGTGATTAAGTTTCTCAAAGAAGAAATGGGGGTGACCAAAATTCGTTTCCCAGAAGGGTGTGGTATTGGTATTAAGCCTGTCTCAAAAGAGGGAACGCAACGTTTGGTTCGAAAAGCAATTCAGTTTGCGATCGATAATGATAAGCCTTCAGTGACTTTGGTGCATAAAGGCAACATCATGAAGTATACCGAAGGAGCGTTTAAAGAGTGGGGCTACGAGCTTGCAATCGAGCGTTTTGGCGGTGAGCTTCTAGATGGTGGTCCTTGGGTTAAAATTAAAAATCCTAAAACGGGCAAAGACATTATTATTAAAGACGTGATTGCTGATGCATTCTTACAACAAATTCTGATGCGTCCAGCGGATTATTCAGTGATTGCGACATTAAATTTGAATGGTGACTATATTTCTGATGCTCTGGCGGCAGAAGTTGGCGGGATAGGTATAGCGCCCGGTGCAAATATTGGTGGTGCGATTGCAGTTTATGAAGCAACACATGGGACTGCACCAAAGTATGCTGGACAAGATAAAGTCAATCCGGGTTCGATTATTCTTTCTGCTGAAATGATGTTACGAGATATGGGCTGGACCGAAGCCGCTGATTTGATTATCAAAGGTGTTTCTGGGGCAATTGCGGCGAAAACCGTAACCTATGATTTTGAGCGTCTAATGCCAAATGCGACTTTATTACGCTGTTCGGAATTCGGTCGAGCGATTATTGAGCATATGGAAGATGAGTAG
- a CDS encoding rRNA large subunit pseudouridine synthase E — protein sequence MKIVVFNKPYDVLSQFREDEAHLTVSSFIKDPELRIAGRLDLDSEGLMFLTDHGGLNQFITHPSNKKYKTYLAQVDGDVTEEALEQLRNGVELADGMTLPAKAMKVDEPEWLWDRDPPVRYRASIPTSWIELQICEGRNRQVRRMTAAVGFPTLRLIRTQIGSINLIRLGLQPGEQTEIEPLLFPDFKDLPEDKPYRSRSYVKKPGGTGGKPMHQKKKEGDKKDPNKKKSGTKRIWQMDESEKPRRKTNGTTRPNTKSRGRKAR from the coding sequence ATGAAAATAGTTGTCTTCAACAAACCTTATGATGTCTTGTCACAGTTTCGGGAAGATGAAGCACATCTAACGGTTTCAAGTTTTATCAAAGATCCTGAGTTGCGAATTGCAGGTCGTTTAGATTTAGATTCTGAAGGTTTGATGTTTCTGACCGATCATGGAGGTTTAAATCAGTTCATCACTCATCCAAGCAATAAAAAATATAAAACTTATTTAGCCCAAGTTGATGGCGATGTTACCGAAGAAGCTTTGGAGCAACTTCGTAATGGTGTCGAACTTGCTGATGGTATGACCTTACCTGCTAAAGCGATGAAAGTTGATGAACCAGAATGGTTATGGGATCGTGATCCTCCTGTTCGCTATCGCGCAAGCATCCCAACGAGCTGGATAGAACTGCAAATTTGTGAAGGTCGTAATCGTCAAGTTCGCCGTATGACTGCCGCTGTTGGGTTCCCTACCTTACGTCTTATCCGTACTCAAATTGGTTCAATCAATTTGATCCGTCTAGGTTTACAACCGGGCGAACAAACTGAAATCGAGCCGTTGCTTTTCCCTGATTTTAAAGACCTGCCTGAGGACAAGCCTTACCGTTCTCGCTCTTATGTGAAGAAACCAGGCGGGACTGGTGGTAAGCCTATGCATCAAAAGAAAAAAGAAGGGGACAAAAAAGACCCAAATAAGAAAAAATCAGGTACCAAGCGTATTTGGCAAATGGATGAAAGTGAAAAGCCACGTCGTAAGACCAATGGTACAACTCGACCAAATACAAAAAGTAGAGGACGGAAAGCACGTTAG
- a CDS encoding NADP-dependent isocitrate dehydrogenase, producing MASGKSTIIYTLTDEAPLLATYSLLPIIETFTKPAGIEIVKSDISVAARVLAEFSDYLNDEQKVTNNLAELGRRTQDPDTNIIKLPNISASVAQLTSCIKELQSKGYAIPDYPENPTTEEEKEIKARYGKCLGSAVNPVLREGNSDRRAPAAVKNYAKKHPHSMSEWKQWSQTHVSHMDEGDFYHGEKSMTLDRARNVKMELITKSGETIVLKPKVALQDGEIIDSMFMSKKALCDFYEKELEDCREAGILFSLHVKATMMKVSHPIVFGHCVKIYYKDAFEKHGKLFDELGINVNNGMAGLYEKIETLPTSLREEIIEDLHACQEHRPALAMVDSAKGITNFHSPNDVIVDASMPAMIRSGGKMWGADGKQYDCKAVMPESTFARIYQEMINFCKWNGNFDPKTMGTVPNVGLMAQKAEEYGSHDKTFEIPETGIANITDLETGEVLMTQNVEEGDIWRMCQVKDAPIRDWVKLAVTRARNSGMPAIFWLDPYRPHENELIKKVEKYLKDHDTEGLDIQIMSQVRAMRYTLERVARGLDTISVTGNILRDYLTDLFPIMELGTSAKMLSIVPLMAGGGMYETGAGGSAPKHVQQLVEENHLRWDSLGEFLALAVSLEELGIKESNDRAKLLAKTLDQATGKLLDNDKSPSRRTGELDNRGSHFYLALYWAEALAAQDEDAELKAKFAPLAKTLAENEQKIVAELAEVQGKSADIGGYYAVDPVKVNAVMRPSATLNSALEVI from the coding sequence ATGGCTAGTGGGAAGTCAACAATCATTTACACACTGACTGATGAGGCGCCACTATTGGCGACCTATTCGCTACTGCCAATCATTGAGACTTTTACTAAGCCTGCAGGCATCGAGATCGTTAAAAGTGATATCTCTGTTGCTGCACGGGTACTTGCAGAGTTTTCGGATTACCTAAATGACGAACAGAAGGTAACGAATAACCTTGCAGAACTTGGTCGTCGTACTCAGGATCCTGATACAAATATTATTAAACTTCCAAATATCAGTGCTTCCGTAGCGCAGTTAACCTCATGCATAAAAGAGCTGCAGTCTAAGGGCTATGCAATTCCTGATTATCCTGAAAATCCAACAACTGAGGAAGAAAAGGAAATCAAGGCGCGTTATGGTAAATGTCTTGGTTCAGCGGTGAATCCAGTTTTACGCGAAGGTAACTCTGATCGTCGTGCACCTGCGGCTGTTAAAAACTATGCGAAAAAACACCCGCACTCAATGAGCGAGTGGAAACAATGGTCACAAACTCACGTTTCTCACATGGATGAAGGTGACTTCTACCACGGTGAAAAGTCGATGACACTTGATCGTGCACGTAATGTAAAAATGGAACTCATCACCAAAAGTGGTGAAACCATCGTGCTTAAGCCGAAAGTTGCGTTACAAGATGGTGAAATCATTGATTCAATGTTCATGAGCAAAAAGGCGCTTTGCGACTTTTATGAAAAAGAACTTGAAGATTGTCGTGAAGCGGGCATTTTGTTCTCTTTACACGTAAAAGCGACCATGATGAAGGTGTCACACCCAATCGTATTTGGTCACTGTGTGAAAATTTACTACAAAGATGCGTTTGAAAAGCACGGCAAATTATTCGATGAGTTAGGCATTAACGTGAATAACGGTATGGCTGGTCTTTATGAAAAGATTGAGACATTACCGACTTCTTTGCGTGAAGAAATTATCGAAGACTTACATGCTTGCCAAGAGCACCGTCCTGCACTTGCAATGGTTGACTCTGCAAAAGGTATTACCAACTTCCATTCTCCAAACGACGTGATTGTAGATGCATCTATGCCTGCAATGATCCGTTCAGGCGGAAAAATGTGGGGTGCAGATGGTAAACAGTATGACTGTAAAGCGGTAATGCCTGAATCAACATTTGCACGTATTTACCAAGAAATGATCAATTTCTGTAAGTGGAATGGTAACTTTGACCCGAAAACAATGGGTACTGTGCCAAACGTTGGTTTGATGGCACAAAAAGCGGAAGAATACGGTTCGCACGACAAGACTTTTGAAATTCCTGAAACAGGCATTGCCAATATCACTGACTTAGAAACCGGTGAAGTGTTAATGACTCAAAACGTTGAGGAAGGTGACATCTGGCGTATGTGTCAAGTGAAAGATGCACCGATTCGTGATTGGGTTAAATTGGCTGTTACACGTGCTCGTAACTCAGGTATGCCAGCAATTTTCTGGTTAGACCCATACCGTCCACATGAAAATGAGCTGATCAAGAAAGTCGAAAAATACTTGAAAGATCATGACACTGAAGGTTTAGATATTCAAATCATGTCACAAGTACGTGCAATGCGTTATACGCTTGAGCGTGTAGCTCGTGGTTTAGATACGATTTCAGTAACAGGTAACATTTTACGTGATTACTTAACGGATTTGTTCCCGATCATGGAGTTGGGTACTTCTGCGAAAATGTTGTCTATCGTACCGTTAATGGCGGGCGGTGGTATGTATGAAACAGGTGCAGGCGGTTCAGCACCAAAACATGTACAACAGCTTGTTGAAGAAAACCACTTACGTTGGGATTCTTTAGGTGAGTTCCTTGCGCTAGCAGTTTCTTTAGAGGAATTGGGCATCAAGGAAAGTAATGACCGTGCGAAATTACTTGCCAAAACACTTGATCAAGCGACAGGAAAATTGTTGGATAACGACAAGTCTCCATCACGTCGTACAGGTGAGCTAGACAACCGTGGTAGTCACTTCTATTTGGCATTGTATTGGGCAGAAGCTTTAGCTGCTCAGGATGAAGATGCTGAGTTAAAAGCGAAGTTTGCTCCGTTGGCTAAAACTTTGGCTGAAAACGAGCAGAAAATTGTTGCTGAGTTAGCTGAAGTCCAAGGGAAGTCAGCAGACATTGGCGGTTACTATGCAGTAGATCCTGTGAAAGTAAATGCCGTGATGCGCCCAAGCGCGACACTTAATTCAGCACTTGAAGTAATTTAA
- the uraH gene encoding hydroxyisourate hydrolase, with translation MMKVFVPLAALTLSSFSFAQNPLSVHVLNLENGLPSAGVRVILEKQENNQWKTLNNNITNQQGRITDLYPKDTPLQKGIYKVTFKTGEWFEQHKQISFFPEVPVIFAIDGKLEHYHIPLLISPYGYSTYRGN, from the coding sequence ATGATGAAAGTTTTCGTCCCATTGGCAGCTCTGACTCTTTCCTCTTTTAGTTTTGCGCAAAATCCACTAAGTGTACATGTGCTCAACTTAGAAAATGGCCTCCCTTCTGCCGGAGTTAGGGTTATTCTGGAAAAACAAGAAAATAATCAATGGAAAACTCTAAACAACAATATAACTAATCAGCAAGGACGTATTACGGATTTATATCCAAAAGACACACCACTTCAAAAAGGGATTTATAAAGTTACGTTCAAAACAGGAGAATGGTTTGAACAGCACAAACAGATTTCATTTTTCCCAGAAGTACCAGTCATTTTCGCTATAGATGGAAAACTTGAACATTACCATATTCCACTTTTGATTAGCCCTTATGGTTATTCAACTTATCGTGGTAATTAA